A window from Apus apus isolate bApuApu2 chromosome 29, bApuApu2.pri.cur, whole genome shotgun sequence encodes these proteins:
- the LOC127395102 gene encoding guanylate-binding protein 1-like isoform X2, which translates to MASTVHMPAPVCLIENSPTKGLMVQREALQLLSKVSQPVVVVAITGPYRTGKSYLMNRLAGERRGFSLGSSVQSQTKGIWMWCVRHPRRPGHTLVLLDSEGLSDAKKSDTKNDTWIFVLTVLLSSTMIYNSKGTIDQNAMDQLHYVTKLTERIKLKAAPKKSEDELDDSHTFVSFFPTFVWAVRDFTLQLQVDGEEISEDGYLEDILKLKAGSSPETQLYNHPRECIRQFFPERKCFVFDQPAGRRKLPLLEELPDDELDPDFQQQVEKFCSYIWEKSPPKTVPGGHIVTGNLLGKLAETYLEVIRSGAVPCLESAVFVLAKAENAAAVEEAVRLYQELMEQRAKLPTETLEQLLELHAQCEREALELFMARAFKEDIEHAQIELARRVEAIKVKFSMDNEQASQDKCEAALTDLSQALDKRVRDGVYSVSGGYEQFRGDQQAVVEKYRDLPGKGVKADAVLLQFLQRTQTLAQHIRNTDRSLTEKDKEMKSAQEQNERAEQEREVQRKKEAEEKQKLQDQLRKTKEHERQLRKQLEDSYKKQLEEQERIIRHKLENERALRQAGFSDRADHMCQVTGRLQQQNDNTCILF; encoded by the exons ATGGCATCCACAGTCCACATGCCAGCGCCTGTCTGCCTCATTGAGAACAGCCCGACAAAGGGGCTGATGGTCCAGAGGGaggccctgcagctgctgtccaAGGTCAGCCAgcctgtggtggtggtggccatCACAGGGCCGTACCGCACGGGCAAGTCCTACCTCATGAACAGGCTGGCTGGTGAGAGAAGAG GCTTCTCCTTGGGCTCCAGCGTGCAGTCCCAGACCAAAGGTATCTGGATGTGGTGTGTACGTCACCCCCGCCGGCCTGGACACActctggtgctgctggacaGTGAAGGGCTGAGTGACGCAAAGAAG AGTGACACCAAGAACGACACGTGGATCTTTGTGCTGAccgtgctgctctccagcaccaTGATCTACAACAGCAAAGGCACCATTGACCAGAACGCCATGGACCAGCTGCA CTACGTGACAAAGCTGACTGAGCGCATCAAGTTGAAAGCAGCACCCAAGAAGAGTGAAGATGAGCTGGATGATTCCCACACATTTGTCAGCTTCTTCCCGACTTTTGTCTGGGCTGTCCGGGATttcacactgcagctgcaggtggaTGGGGAGGAAATCTCTGAGGATGGATACTTGGAGGACATTCTGAAGCTCAAGGCTG gcagcagccccGAGACCCAGCTCTACAACCATCCCCGGGAATGCATCCGCCAGTTCTTTCCGGAACGCAAGTGCTTTGTTTTTGACCAaccagctgggaggaggaaacTGCCCCTCTTGGAGGAACTTCCGGATGATGAGCTGGATCCTGATTTCCAGCAGCAGGTAGAGAAGTTCTGCAGCTACATCTGGGAGAAGTCTCCGCCTAAGACCGTCCCAGGTGGCCACATCGTAACTGGGAACC tgctggggaaacTGGCAGAGACCTACCTGGAGGTCATCCGGAGCGGGGCAGTGCCATGCCTGGAGAGCGCGGTGTTTGTCCTGGCCAAGGCTGAGAACGCGGCGGCGGTGGAGGAGGCTGTGAGGTTGTACCAGGAGCTGATGGAGCAGCGGGCGAAGCTGCCAACGGAGACTcttgagcagctgctggagctgcatgCCCAGTGTGAGCGGGAGGCCCTGGAGCTGTTCATGGCACGGGCATTCAAGGAGGACATCGAGCACGCCCAGATCGAGCTCGCG CGCCGGGTCGAGGCCATCAAGGTGAAGTTCTCCATGGACAACGAGCAGGCATCCCAGGACAAGTGTGAGGCTGCTCTCACGGACCTCTCCCAAGCCCTGGACAAACGAGTCCGTGATGGTGTCTACAGCGTGTCAGGGGGTTACGAGCAGTTCAGAGGAGACCAGCAGGCAGTGGTGGAGAAGTACAGGGATCTGCCTGGCAAGGGAGTGAAG GCTgatgctgtcctgctgcagttcCTCCAAAGGACACAGACTCTGGCCCAACACATCCGCAACACAGACCGCTCCCTGACAGAGAAGGACAAGGAGATGAAAA GTGCACAAGAGCAGAATGagagagctgagcaggagagggaagtccagaggaagaaggaggctgaagagaagcagaagttGCAGGACCAGCTACGCAAAACCAAAGAGCACGAGCGTCAGCTGAGAAAGCAGCTGGAGGATTCCTacaagaagcagctggaggagcaggagaggatAATCAGACATAAATTAGAG AATGAGAGAGCACTGAGACAAGCGGGCTTCTCTGACAGAGCTGACCACATGTGCCAGGTGACCGGtaggctgcagcagcaaaatgaTAACACCTGTATCTTGTTTTGA
- the LOC127395102 gene encoding guanylate-binding protein 1-like isoform X3, producing the protein MASTVHMPAPVCLIENSPTKGLMVQREALQLLSKVSQPVVVVAITGPYRTGKSYLMNRLAGERRGFSLGSSVQSQTKGIWMWCVRHPRRPGHTLVLLDSEGLSDAKKSDTKNDTWIFVLTVLLSSTMIYNSKGTIDQNAMDQLHYVTKLTERIKLKAAPKKSEDELDDSHTFVSFFPTFVWAVRDFTLQLQVDGEEISEDGYLEDILKLKAGSSPETQLYNHPRECIRQFFPERKCFVFDQPAGRRKLPLLEELPDDELDPDFQQQVEKFCSYIWEKSPPKTVPGGHIVTGNLLGKLAETYLEVIRSGAVPCLESAVFVLAKAENAAAVEEAVRLYQELMEQRAKLPTETLEQLLELHAQCEREALELFMARAFKEDIEHAQIELARRVEAIKVKFSMDNEQASQDKCEAALTDLSQALDKRVRDGVYSVSGGYEQFRGDQQAVVEKYRDLPGKGVKADAVLLQFLQRTQTLAQHIRNTDRSLTEKDKEMKSAQEQNERAEQEREVQRKKEAEEKQKLQDQLRKTNEHERQLRKKLEDSYKKQLEEQEKIIRHKLENERALRQAGFSDRADHMCQVTGRLQQQNDNTCILF; encoded by the exons ATGGCATCCACAGTCCACATGCCAGCGCCTGTCTGCCTCATTGAGAACAGCCCGACAAAGGGGCTGATGGTCCAGAGGGaggccctgcagctgctgtccaAGGTCAGCCAgcctgtggtggtggtggccatCACAGGGCCGTACCGCACGGGCAAGTCCTACCTCATGAACAGGCTGGCTGGTGAGAGAAGAG GCTTCTCCTTGGGCTCCAGCGTGCAGTCCCAGACCAAAGGTATCTGGATGTGGTGTGTACGTCACCCCCGCCGGCCTGGACACActctggtgctgctggacaGTGAAGGGCTGAGTGACGCAAAGAAG AGTGACACCAAGAACGACACGTGGATCTTTGTGCTGAccgtgctgctctccagcaccaTGATCTACAACAGCAAAGGCACCATTGACCAGAACGCCATGGACCAGCTGCA CTACGTGACAAAGCTGACTGAGCGCATCAAGTTGAAAGCAGCACCCAAGAAGAGTGAAGATGAGCTGGATGATTCCCACACATTTGTCAGCTTCTTCCCGACTTTTGTCTGGGCTGTCCGGGATttcacactgcagctgcaggtggaTGGGGAGGAAATCTCTGAGGATGGATACTTGGAGGACATTCTGAAGCTCAAGGCTG gcagcagccccGAGACCCAGCTCTACAACCATCCCCGGGAATGCATCCGCCAGTTCTTTCCGGAACGCAAGTGCTTTGTTTTTGACCAaccagctgggaggaggaaacTGCCCCTCTTGGAGGAACTTCCGGATGATGAGCTGGATCCTGATTTCCAGCAGCAGGTAGAGAAGTTCTGCAGCTACATCTGGGAGAAGTCTCCGCCTAAGACCGTCCCAGGTGGCCACATCGTAACTGGGAACC tgctggggaaacTGGCAGAGACCTACCTGGAGGTCATCCGGAGCGGGGCAGTGCCATGCCTGGAGAGCGCGGTGTTTGTCCTGGCCAAGGCTGAGAACGCGGCGGCGGTGGAGGAGGCTGTGAGGTTGTACCAGGAGCTGATGGAGCAGCGGGCGAAGCTGCCAACGGAGACTcttgagcagctgctggagctgcatgCCCAGTGTGAGCGGGAGGCCCTGGAGCTGTTCATGGCACGGGCATTCAAGGAGGACATCGAGCACGCCCAGATCGAGCTCGCG CGCCGGGTCGAGGCCATCAAGGTGAAGTTCTCCATGGACAACGAGCAGGCATCCCAGGACAAGTGTGAGGCTGCTCTCACGGACCTCTCCCAAGCCCTGGACAAACGAGTCCGTGATGGTGTCTACAGCGTGTCAGGGGGTTACGAGCAGTTCAGAGGAGACCAGCAGGCAGTGGTGGAGAAGTACAGGGATCTGCCTGGCAAGGGAGTGAAG GCTgatgctgtcctgctgcagttcCTCCAAAGGACACAGACTCTGGCCCAACACATCCGCAACACAGACCGCTCCCTGACAGAGAAGGACAAGGAGATGAAAA GTGCACAAGAGCAGAATGagagagctgagcaggagagggaagtccagaggaagaaggaggctgaagagaagcagaagttGCAGGACCAGCTACGCAAAACCAACGAGCATGAGCGTCAGCTGAGAAAGAAGCTGGAGGATTCCTacaagaagcagctggaggagcaggagaagataATCAGACATAAATTAGAG AATGAGAGAGCACTGAGACAAGCGGGCTTCTCTGACAGAGCTGACCACATGTGCCAGGTGACCGGtaggctgcagcagcaaaatgaTAACACCTGTATCTTGTTTTGA
- the LOC127395102 gene encoding guanylate-binding protein 1-like isoform X1, which translates to MASTVHMPAPVCLIENSPTKGLMVQREALQLLSKVSQPVVVVAITGPYRTGKSYLMNRLAGERRGFSLGSSVQSQTKGIWMWCVRHPRRPGHTLVLLDSEGLSDAKKSDTKNDTWIFVLTVLLSSTMIYNSKGTIDQNAMDQLHYVTKLTERIKLKAAPKKSEDELDDSHTFVSFFPTFVWAVRDFTLQLQVDGEEISEDGYLEDILKLKAGSSPETQLYNHPRECIRQFFPERKCFVFDQPAGRRKLPLLEELPDDELDPDFQQQVEKFCSYIWEKSPPKTVPGGHIVTGNLLGKLAETYLEVIRSGAVPCLESAVFVLAKAENAAAVEEAVRLYQELMEQRAKLPTETLEQLLELHAQCEREALELFMARAFKEDIEHAQIELARRVEAIKVKFSMDNEQASQDKCEAALTDLSQALDKRVRDGVYSVSGGYEQFRGDQQAVVEKYRDLPGKGVKADAVLLQFLQRTQTLAQHIRNTDRSLTEKDKEMKSAQEQNERAEQEREVQRKKEAEEKQKLQDQLRKTNEHERQLRKKLEDSYKKQLEEQEKIIRHKLEEERALRQEGFFDRADHMSQVTRRLEEEKGSITHNLLSVVETFVPLARAVRRAISAFSKRF; encoded by the exons ATGGCATCCACAGTCCACATGCCAGCGCCTGTCTGCCTCATTGAGAACAGCCCGACAAAGGGGCTGATGGTCCAGAGGGaggccctgcagctgctgtccaAGGTCAGCCAgcctgtggtggtggtggccatCACAGGGCCGTACCGCACGGGCAAGTCCTACCTCATGAACAGGCTGGCTGGTGAGAGAAGAG GCTTCTCCTTGGGCTCCAGCGTGCAGTCCCAGACCAAAGGTATCTGGATGTGGTGTGTACGTCACCCCCGCCGGCCTGGACACActctggtgctgctggacaGTGAAGGGCTGAGTGACGCAAAGAAG AGTGACACCAAGAACGACACGTGGATCTTTGTGCTGAccgtgctgctctccagcaccaTGATCTACAACAGCAAAGGCACCATTGACCAGAACGCCATGGACCAGCTGCA CTACGTGACAAAGCTGACTGAGCGCATCAAGTTGAAAGCAGCACCCAAGAAGAGTGAAGATGAGCTGGATGATTCCCACACATTTGTCAGCTTCTTCCCGACTTTTGTCTGGGCTGTCCGGGATttcacactgcagctgcaggtggaTGGGGAGGAAATCTCTGAGGATGGATACTTGGAGGACATTCTGAAGCTCAAGGCTG gcagcagccccGAGACCCAGCTCTACAACCATCCCCGGGAATGCATCCGCCAGTTCTTTCCGGAACGCAAGTGCTTTGTTTTTGACCAaccagctgggaggaggaaacTGCCCCTCTTGGAGGAACTTCCGGATGATGAGCTGGATCCTGATTTCCAGCAGCAGGTAGAGAAGTTCTGCAGCTACATCTGGGAGAAGTCTCCGCCTAAGACCGTCCCAGGTGGCCACATCGTAACTGGGAACC tgctggggaaacTGGCAGAGACCTACCTGGAGGTCATCCGGAGCGGGGCAGTGCCATGCCTGGAGAGCGCGGTGTTTGTCCTGGCCAAGGCTGAGAACGCGGCGGCGGTGGAGGAGGCTGTGAGGTTGTACCAGGAGCTGATGGAGCAGCGGGCGAAGCTGCCAACGGAGACTcttgagcagctgctggagctgcatgCCCAGTGTGAGCGGGAGGCCCTGGAGCTGTTCATGGCACGGGCATTCAAGGAGGACATCGAGCACGCCCAGATCGAGCTCGCG CGCCGGGTCGAGGCCATCAAGGTGAAGTTCTCCATGGACAACGAGCAGGCATCCCAGGACAAGTGTGAGGCTGCTCTCACGGACCTCTCCCAAGCCCTGGACAAACGAGTCCGTGATGGTGTCTACAGCGTGTCAGGGGGTTACGAGCAGTTCAGAGGAGACCAGCAGGCAGTGGTGGAGAAGTACAGGGATCTGCCTGGCAAGGGAGTGAAG GCTgatgctgtcctgctgcagttcCTCCAAAGGACACAGACTCTGGCCCAACACATCCGCAACACAGACCGCTCCCTGACAGAGAAGGACAAGGAGATGAAAA GTGCACAAGAGCAGAATGagagagctgagcaggagagggaagtccagaggaagaaggaggctgaagagaagcagaagttGCAGGACCAGCTACGCAAAACCAACGAGCATGAGCGTCAGCTGAGAAAGAAGCTGGAGGATTCCTacaagaagcagctggaggagcaggagaagataATCAGACATAAATTAGAG GAGGAGAGAGCACTGAGACAAGAGGGCTTCTTTGACAGAGCTGACCACATGAGCCAGGTGACCCGTaggctggaggaggaaaaaggcagCATCACTCATAATTTATTGTCTGTGGTTGAAACATTTGTACCCCTGGCGAGAGCTGTGAGAAGGGCCATATCTGCCTTTTCGAAACGCTTTTGA